From Vogesella sp. XCS3, the proteins below share one genomic window:
- the aroQ gene encoding type II 3-dehydroquinate dehydratase, whose translation MTRKILVLHGPNLNLLGLREPQHYGRDTLDDINQRLQVQARDAGFELDVLQSNAEHVLIDRIHACLTDGTAFVIINPAAFTHTSVAIRDALAGVKVPFIEVHLSNVHAREPFRHHSYFSDLAIGVICGLGADGYALALAHAIKRLSLPA comes from the coding sequence TTGACCCGAAAAATCCTCGTGCTGCACGGCCCCAATCTGAACCTACTCGGACTGCGCGAGCCACAGCACTACGGCCGGGACACCCTGGACGACATCAACCAGCGCCTGCAAGTACAAGCCCGTGATGCCGGTTTTGAGCTGGATGTTCTGCAAAGCAACGCCGAACACGTGCTGATTGACCGTATCCACGCTTGCCTCACCGACGGCACGGCTTTTGTCATCATCAACCCGGCGGCGTTTACCCATACCAGTGTGGCCATTCGCGATGCACTGGCTGGCGTCAAGGTGCCATTCATTGAAGTCCACTTATCCAACGTCCACGCCCGCGAGCCTTTCCGCCACCATTCGTATTTTTCGGATCTGGCGATAGGCGTGATTTGCGGCCTGGGCGCTGATGGCTACGCTCTGGCACTGGCTCACGCGATCAAGCGTCTGAGCCTGCCGGCATAA
- a CDS encoding redoxin family protein, translating to MALHPFIYKEETLEVAGSFPEAGQTLPSFMLVDEQLRDVSLERYLGRVKLVVTLLSIDAESAGISLLQDLRRALEAWPLLQFIVVTVDSPFSLQRARREHGLPQVVLLSTLRGRDFHKHYGVLLQDIPLAGITCPALWLADEQDTIHFAQRLDADEHEFDLASLREKLAIVFSPPPPEAPAEDD from the coding sequence ATGGCTCTGCACCCCTTTATCTATAAAGAAGAAACACTGGAAGTGGCAGGCAGCTTTCCGGAAGCCGGGCAGACATTGCCCAGCTTCATGCTGGTAGACGAACAGCTACGCGATGTCTCGCTGGAACGCTACCTTGGCCGCGTCAAGCTGGTAGTGACGCTACTCTCCATTGATGCGGAATCGGCAGGCATCTCCCTGTTGCAAGACTTGCGCCGTGCGCTGGAAGCCTGGCCCCTGCTGCAGTTCATTGTGGTTACCGTCGACTCCCCCTTCAGCCTGCAGCGTGCGCGGCGCGAGCACGGCCTGCCACAGGTAGTGTTGCTGTCCACCCTGCGCGGGCGCGACTTCCACAAACACTATGGCGTGCTGCTGCAGGATATTCCGCTGGCAGGCATAACCTGCCCGGCGTTGTGGCTGGCGGATGAGCAGGACACCATCCATTTTGCCCAGCGGCTGGACGCTGACGAGCACGAATTTGATCTGGCCAGCCTGCGCGAAAAGCTGGCTATCGTGTTTTCCCCTCCGCCACCAGAAGCGCCCGCCGAAGACGATTAA
- the prmA gene encoding 50S ribosomal protein L11 methyltransferase → MAWLQATIHADSAVAEKLADVLMDVGALSATIEDALAGTDDEQPIFGEPGEPVDQLWSHSLINSLFAEDADVALLVTAAANQCHIDVPSYTVSRVEEQDWVRLTQSQFDPIRISDRLWITPTWHTSPDPAAINLQLDPGLAFGTGSHPTTRLCLQWLDQQIQGGETVLDYGCGSGILAIAALKLGAGATRGIDIDAQAVRSSIDNAQQNSVSADFGLPDTLLPGEYDVVVANILANPLRMLGELLASHVKTGGKIVLSGILAEQAEELSAIYAKWFDMDAAVFDEGWTRLSGTKRP, encoded by the coding sequence ATGGCATGGCTGCAAGCCACCATTCACGCTGACTCGGCCGTGGCCGAGAAACTGGCCGACGTCCTGATGGACGTTGGCGCCCTGTCCGCCACCATCGAAGATGCGCTGGCGGGTACCGATGACGAGCAGCCGATTTTTGGCGAACCCGGCGAGCCGGTAGACCAGCTGTGGAGCCACAGCCTGATCAACAGCCTGTTTGCCGAAGACGCCGATGTCGCGCTGCTGGTGACCGCTGCGGCCAACCAGTGCCACATCGATGTGCCCAGCTACACGGTATCGCGCGTGGAAGAGCAGGACTGGGTACGCCTGACGCAAAGCCAGTTCGATCCGATCCGCATCTCCGACCGCCTGTGGATTACCCCCACCTGGCACACCTCGCCGGACCCGGCCGCCATCAACCTGCAGCTGGACCCGGGCCTGGCCTTTGGTACCGGTAGCCACCCGACTACCCGCCTGTGCCTGCAATGGCTGGATCAGCAAATCCAGGGCGGCGAAACGGTGCTGGATTACGGTTGCGGTTCCGGCATTCTGGCTATTGCCGCGCTGAAACTGGGTGCCGGCGCCACGCGTGGTATCGATATCGATGCCCAAGCCGTGCGCTCCAGTATCGATAATGCGCAGCAAAACAGCGTTAGCGCCGACTTTGGCCTGCCTGACACCCTACTGCCAGGCGAGTACGACGTTGTCGTGGCCAATATTCTGGCCAACCCGCTGCGCATGCTGGGCGAATTGCTGGCTAGCCATGTGAAAACCGGTGGTAAAATCGTGCTTTCCGGCATTCTTGCCGAGCAGGCCGAAGAGCTGTCCGCCATTTACGCCAAATGGTTCGACATGGACGCCGCCGTGTTCGACGAGGGCTGGACCCGACTATCCGGAACCAAACGCCCGTAA
- the accC gene encoding acetyl-CoA carboxylase biotin carboxylase subunit, with product MFEKILIANRGEIALRIQRACREMGIKTVVVHSEADREAKYVKLADESVCIGPASSTLSYLNVPALIAAAEVTDAQAIHPGYGFLSENADFAERVEQSGFAFIGPRAETIRLMGDKVSAKQAMIEAGVPTVPGVAGALPDDPVEITKIARKIGFPVIIKAAGGGGGRGMRVVHTEAALINSVNMTRTEAGAAFGNPTVYMEKFLEQPRHIEIQILADQHGNAVYLGERDCSMQRRHQKIIEEAPAPGITAEQRQRIGEACAEACRRIGYRGAGTFEFLYENGEFYFIEMNTRVQVEHPVSELITGIDIVQEQIRIAFGEKLRFTQEQIVFKGHAMECRINAEDPFTFIPSPGKIESYHPAGGPGIRIDSHIYQGYTVPPHYDSMIGKLISYGDTREQAMARMRVALSEMAITGIKTNIPLHQELFMDNAFRQGGTSIHYLEERLAQLKKGS from the coding sequence ATGTTTGAAAAGATCCTGATCGCCAACCGCGGGGAAATTGCCCTGCGTATCCAGCGCGCCTGCCGCGAAATGGGTATCAAGACCGTAGTCGTGCATTCCGAAGCCGACCGTGAAGCCAAATACGTCAAGCTGGCCGACGAGTCGGTCTGCATCGGCCCGGCATCGTCCACCCTGAGCTACCTGAACGTACCCGCCCTGATTGCTGCCGCCGAAGTCACCGACGCCCAGGCCATTCACCCGGGATACGGTTTCCTGTCCGAGAACGCCGACTTTGCCGAGCGCGTGGAGCAATCCGGCTTTGCCTTTATCGGCCCGCGCGCCGAAACCATCCGCCTGATGGGCGACAAGGTATCGGCCAAGCAAGCCATGATCGAGGCCGGTGTGCCCACCGTACCCGGCGTGGCCGGCGCGCTGCCGGATGACCCGGTAGAAATCACCAAGATTGCCCGCAAGATCGGCTTCCCGGTCATCATTAAAGCCGCGGGTGGTGGTGGTGGCCGCGGCATGCGCGTGGTGCATACCGAAGCCGCGCTGATCAACTCGGTGAATATGACCCGTACCGAAGCCGGCGCTGCCTTTGGCAACCCCACCGTGTACATGGAAAAATTCCTGGAGCAGCCGCGCCATATCGAAATCCAGATTCTGGCCGACCAGCACGGCAACGCCGTGTACCTGGGCGAGCGCGATTGCTCGATGCAGCGTCGTCACCAGAAGATCATCGAAGAAGCGCCAGCACCTGGCATTACCGCCGAACAGCGCCAGCGTATTGGTGAAGCTTGCGCCGAAGCCTGCCGCCGCATCGGCTACCGCGGTGCCGGTACGTTTGAATTCCTGTACGAAAACGGCGAGTTCTACTTCATCGAGATGAACACCCGCGTGCAGGTAGAACACCCGGTATCCGAGCTGATCACCGGCATCGATATCGTGCAAGAGCAGATCCGCATTGCTTTTGGCGAAAAGCTGCGCTTCACCCAGGAACAGATCGTGTTCAAGGGCCACGCGATGGAATGCCGTATCAACGCGGAAGACCCGTTCACCTTCATCCCGTCGCCAGGCAAGATTGAAAGCTACCACCCGGCCGGTGGCCCGGGCATCCGTATCGACTCGCACATCTACCAGGGCTACACGGTTCCGCCCCACTACGACTCGATGATTGGTAAACTGATCTCTTATGGTGATACCCGCGAACAGGCCATGGCGCGCATGCGCGTTGCCCTGTCCGAAATGGCCATCACCGGCATCAAAACCAATATCCCGCTGCATCAGGAACTCTTCATGGACAATGCCTTCCGTCAGGGCGGCACCAGTATCCATTATCTGGAAGAGCGCCTGGCGCAGCTGAAGAAAGGCAGTTAA
- the accB gene encoding acetyl-CoA carboxylase biotin carboxyl carrier protein, with amino-acid sequence MDLRKLKKLIDLVEESGIAELEVTEGEEKVRITRVSANAAVNFAQPMQVHLPQQTAPVAAPVAAAPTAPAPVAAADNANAVKSPMVGTFYRRPSPGSKPFVEVGQQVNVGDTLCIIEAMKLMNEIEAERSGVVKAILIEEGQPVEFGEPLFIIE; translated from the coding sequence ATGGACCTGCGCAAACTGAAAAAGCTGATCGATCTCGTCGAGGAATCCGGCATTGCTGAACTCGAAGTGACCGAGGGCGAAGAAAAAGTCCGCATCACCCGCGTATCCGCCAATGCGGCGGTCAACTTCGCACAACCCATGCAAGTACACCTGCCGCAGCAGACTGCCCCGGTAGCTGCGCCGGTAGCCGCCGCCCCCACCGCGCCTGCCCCGGTAGCCGCCGCAGATAACGCCAACGCGGTGAAATCCCCGATGGTGGGTACCTTCTACCGCCGCCCGAGCCCAGGCTCCAAGCCGTTTGTAGAAGTCGGCCAGCAAGTCAATGTAGGCGACACCCTGTGCATCATCGAAGCGATGAAGCTGATGAATGAAATCGAAGCCGAGCGCAGCGGTGTGGTGAAAGCCATCCTGATCGAAGAAGGCCAGCCGGTAGAGTTCGGCGAGCCGCTGTTCATCATCGAATAA
- a CDS encoding DUF3426 domain-containing protein, translating into MPGPDSLDDDFELELPDFQPAPVKPAPVSREPVQGLPDTPIHDDDFDLPDFDLLDKQRVAAELSQAAPKPAEPAIAPDFRAAAAEAEANRQEIAAFQQALAEALRSPASNKKLSAYQNEPEPEPAEADEPVAPSPAPLIQPRTEPVFSAAPADTAPPEADETTPEAPAANSSALKTTVQSLIVLVLGLALLGQIAFFNRTRISAEAPELRPAFEALCASLGCSVPLPTDRQLIRTEWSELSFVPQNDHLIQLNATLKNMANYPQAFPVMELTLKDAEDKVVARKAFRPEDYVPASEFKLGQFNGNSELKLQLRMEMTQGKALGYSLHFYYP; encoded by the coding sequence ATGCCCGGGCCAGATAGCCTGGACGACGATTTCGAGCTGGAGCTACCCGACTTCCAGCCTGCTCCGGTCAAACCGGCACCGGTCAGCCGCGAGCCGGTACAGGGGCTGCCAGACACCCCCATCCATGACGATGATTTCGATCTGCCGGACTTCGACCTGCTGGACAAACAGCGCGTTGCGGCCGAGCTAAGCCAGGCCGCGCCCAAGCCCGCCGAACCGGCAATTGCGCCGGATTTCCGCGCCGCCGCCGCCGAGGCCGAGGCCAACCGGCAGGAAATCGCGGCATTCCAGCAAGCGCTGGCCGAAGCCCTGCGTAGCCCGGCAAGCAATAAAAAGCTGTCTGCCTACCAGAACGAACCCGAGCCCGAGCCGGCTGAAGCGGACGAACCGGTAGCGCCAAGCCCTGCTCCGCTTATACAGCCACGCACGGAACCGGTTTTCAGCGCCGCGCCAGCCGACACCGCACCGCCCGAAGCGGACGAAACCACACCGGAAGCGCCTGCGGCCAACAGTAGTGCACTGAAAACCACCGTGCAAAGCCTGATTGTTCTGGTTTTAGGCTTGGCATTGCTAGGGCAGATTGCCTTCTTTAACCGCACCCGTATCAGCGCCGAAGCGCCCGAGCTACGCCCGGCGTTCGAAGCGCTGTGCGCCAGCCTGGGGTGTAGCGTACCGCTGCCCACCGACCGTCAGCTAATCCGTACCGAATGGTCCGAGCTGTCTTTTGTGCCGCAGAACGATCACCTGATCCAGCTGAACGCCACGCTGAAAAACATGGCCAACTACCCGCAAGCCTTCCCGGTGATGGAGCTGACGCTGAAGGATGCCGAGGACAAGGTGGTAGCGCGCAAAGCTTTCCGCCCGGAAGACTACGTCCCGGCTAGCGAGTTCAAGCTAGGCCAATTCAACGGCAATAGCGAACTCAAGCTGCAGCTGCGCATGGAGATGACCCAGGGTAAGGCGCTGGGCTATAGCCTGCACTTTTACTACCCCTGA
- the queA gene encoding tRNA preQ1(34) S-adenosylmethionine ribosyltransferase-isomerase QueA, with product MHVSDFDYHLPENLIAQHPPAVRGASRLLLVNGSTLADAQFSAFADALQAGDVMVFNDTRVIKARLFGEKASGGKIEALVERVLDEHHVLAHVRASKSPKPGTRLIFADRWQAEMVERVGELFRLRFLDAANVFDILDASGKLPLPPYIERDTDGDDDERYQTVYAREKGAVAAPTAGLHFTDDMLQQLAAKGVKLCNVTLHVGAGTFQPVRVDNIADHKMHSEIYDIPQATVDAINTAHAAGRQVLAVGTTSMRALESAARGDGVLKAGRGETDIFITPGYRFNVVDKLLTNFHLPKSTLLMLVSAFAGYTEMRAAYAHAVAQEYRFFSYGDAMLLTRKD from the coding sequence ATGCACGTTTCCGACTTTGATTACCACCTTCCCGAAAACCTGATCGCGCAGCACCCGCCCGCCGTGCGCGGTGCCAGCCGCCTGTTGCTGGTCAACGGCAGTACGCTGGCTGATGCGCAGTTTTCCGCGTTTGCCGATGCCTTGCAGGCCGGTGACGTGATGGTGTTTAACGATACCCGCGTGATCAAGGCGCGCCTGTTTGGCGAAAAAGCCAGCGGCGGCAAGATCGAGGCGCTGGTAGAGCGCGTGCTGGACGAGCACCACGTGCTGGCCCACGTACGCGCCAGCAAGTCGCCCAAGCCGGGCACGCGACTGATTTTTGCCGACCGCTGGCAGGCCGAGATGGTAGAGCGTGTTGGCGAGCTGTTCCGCCTGCGCTTTCTGGATGCGGCCAACGTATTCGATATTCTGGATGCTTCCGGCAAGCTGCCGCTGCCACCGTATATCGAGCGCGATACCGACGGCGACGACGACGAGCGTTACCAGACCGTGTATGCGCGCGAAAAAGGCGCGGTTGCCGCGCCTACCGCCGGCCTGCACTTTACCGACGACATGCTGCAGCAGTTGGCCGCAAAAGGCGTCAAGTTGTGCAATGTCACGCTGCACGTTGGTGCAGGTACCTTCCAGCCGGTGCGGGTAGACAATATTGCCGACCACAAAATGCACAGCGAGATCTACGATATCCCGCAGGCAACAGTAGATGCCATCAATACCGCGCACGCAGCCGGCCGCCAGGTGCTGGCGGTGGGTACCACCAGCATGCGCGCGCTGGAATCCGCCGCCCGTGGCGATGGTGTGTTGAAGGCAGGCCGTGGCGAGACCGATATCTTTATCACGCCGGGCTACCGTTTTAATGTGGTGGACAAGCTGCTGACCAACTTCCACCTGCCCAAATCCACGCTGCTGATGCTGGTGTCGGCTTTTGCCGGTTACACCGAGATGCGTGCCGCTTACGCGCACGCTGTAGCGCAGGAATACCGTTTCTTCAGCTATGGCGATGCCATGCTGCTGACCCGCAAGGACTAA